A region of the Marinilabiliales bacterium genome:
AAGTGCAGGCAGCATGGCAACAACAACGATTATCATTGTTCTCTTCATATCTATGCTGTCACGAATGTGCGCCCCCTTTGATGTCACCTTGTCAGGTACAAAGAGGAACGTTTCAAAGGCATCAAAAGTGGAATGAAGCATTTCAAAACGCCCGCCCTTCTGGAAATGAGGCTTAATCTTGTCAATCTGTTTCCTGAGTAACTTCACTTGCAGTCTGGTTTGTTTGTTTTATCCAAAATATCTTTGCCTAAACAGTGAGCCGCTTAGCTGGTCTCCTTTATCATAAGCTCTATCCCCCGGCGCAAAAGCGTCTGTACCTCGATCTTTGAGGTGCAGACATATTCACAGAGGGCAAGGTCCTCCTCCACCAACTCATAGATGCCAAGATTCTCCATCTTGTCAATATCCTCTACCATGATCGCCTTTACAAGTTGCTGTGGAATAATATCCATGGGCAGCACTTTTTCATACTCACCGGTAATCACATATGCACGCTCACCCCCGTTATAGTTGGTGTCATGCCTGTATTTCCTGCCAGGCATAAGCCATGAAAAGAATGTGCGCGAGGAACTGAAACGGTCAAAACCCGGTTCAGCCCAGCCCATGAACCTGTAGTGGTTACCCTCCGGTATAACTGTTACCTGTGAATCGTAAAAGCCGATGAACCCGTCTGACGGGATTCTTGATCCGGTCAGGACGTTTCCGCTAATAAAACGGTTATTACCTTCAATTAAGTTGTCACGAACAAGAATATCAACAGATGCTCCCATCACAGACCGGAAATACCGGGGCTTCACAACCTCTGAACCGGTTAGTGCCACAATGCGGGAAAAATCAACAATACCGTTCATGAAGAGCCTTCCCAGAACAAGCACATCCTGCGGATTTATATACCATACCCTGCCGTTTTTATGAACCGGATCAAGGTGATGAATATGTACACCAACATTACCTGATGGATGCGGCCCGGAAAAATAGTTCACCTCCAGGCCGTCTATACCGGCAAACACATCCGATGGAGGGTAATCTGCATTGAGGCTTAGATAAACCTTCCCTTCAGTAAGCTTCTTGATTACATCTATTCCCTTCCGGAATTCATTTCCGCTGTCCTGCATCACAAAATCATAATCAGGTGCAAGGGGTGCCGTATCAAACCCTGAAATAAATATCGAACGGGGTCTATCTCCCGGTCTGGGGATAATTCCGTAAGGCCTCTGCCGGAACATCGGCCACAGGCCACTCTTTAAAAGTAGTTTGGTAATAGCATCACGATCAAGCGAAGCGGGGTCTGCCTTCTCAAATTCCTCGTGATCCATTGAACCGCTGTGTTTGATAACAACCTCCAGAATTTTGCGTCGCTCCCCACGGTTTACGGCAACAACGCGTCCGCTTACCGGAGATGTGAACATCACATCGGGATTGTACTTGTCAAAAAACAAAGGTGTACCTGCCTTAACTTCATCATCCGGTTTCACCAGCATCTTGGGCCTGATCCCCGGAAAATCACCAGGCTTGACTGCAAACTTGTCCGGCAGCCCCGGATTGACAAGAACCTTTTCAGCTTTGCCCTTGAGAGGAATATTCAGACCTTTTCTTAACCTGATTACCTTCGACATCTTATTCTGTTGATTGTTCTTCAAAATGGAACAAATTTAGTTATTTTGCACAAACCATATCCCGGAATCATGGATTATTTATGCTCATTCCGTTCAACGGTTGCCGCTCATAACAATTTCAGGAAACAGGAAATGCATTATTGTAAATTTGATCCGGTTTTAAACCGCTCCCAAAACCGGTTGTTAATACTTTCACAATTAACGGGTGCAAAAAACGTTTACAAATTACCAAAATAACAAGATGCAATGAAAAATGTTCAGCCTGTCAGCAACCTTTTTTCAGGTCTTACTGCTTC
Encoded here:
- a CDS encoding Na(+)-translocating NADH-quinone reductase subunit A — translated: MSKVIRLRKGLNIPLKGKAEKVLVNPGLPDKFAVKPGDFPGIRPKMLVKPDDEVKAGTPLFFDKYNPDVMFTSPVSGRVVAVNRGERRKILEVVIKHSGSMDHEEFEKADPASLDRDAITKLLLKSGLWPMFRQRPYGIIPRPGDRPRSIFISGFDTAPLAPDYDFVMQDSGNEFRKGIDVIKKLTEGKVYLSLNADYPPSDVFAGIDGLEVNYFSGPHPSGNVGVHIHHLDPVHKNGRVWYINPQDVLVLGRLFMNGIVDFSRIVALTGSEVVKPRYFRSVMGASVDILVRDNLIEGNNRFISGNVLTGSRIPSDGFIGFYDSQVTVIPEGNHYRFMGWAEPGFDRFSSSRTFFSWLMPGRKYRHDTNYNGGERAYVITGEYEKVLPMDIIPQQLVKAIMVEDIDKMENLGIYELVEEDLALCEYVCTSKIEVQTLLRRGIELMIKETS